Below is a genomic region from Fusobacterium sp. IOR10.
CATTATCCTTGAGATAGTATAGTAATATTAATTACTAAATGTATAATTAAAGAAAATTATTTTAAAGGCGATCTTAGAAAACTAAGATTGCCTTTTTGTATAATAAAAATTATTTTAACTTTATAATTATCTATAAATAAAGAAATTATAAAGTTAAAACTAAACTGTTATAGAACACTTGAATTTGACAAAAAACAAAAAAAGTATTATAAAATAGTTATAAAGAGAAATTAAAATTATTTTGTATTGTACAAGAAAAAAGTGTTCAAATAAAGACAAAAGTAAGAATATAAAAATATATAAGGAGGAGTTGTAATGCACGATTTAAAAGGTAAGGGAATGGGAACAATAGCAATTCACGCAGGTCAAGAAAAAAATCCATTTGGATCTTTAGCAGCACCTATTTTTCAAACATCAACATTTGTATTTGATTCTACTGAACAAGGAGCAGCAAGATTTTCAGGAAAAGAAGAAGGATACATTTATAGTAGATTAGGAAATCCAACAGTTGCTTTAGCAGAAAGAAAAGTTGCTGCCTTAGAACATGGAGAAGCAGCAGCAGGAACATCTTCAGGAATGGGAGCAATTTCTTCAACTTTATGGACATTGCTTAAAGCAGGAGATCATTTAATAGCAGATACAACTTTGTACGGTTGTACATTTGCATTGTTAAATCATGGTTTAACTAGATTTGGAATTGAAGTTACATTTTTAAATACTGGAGATTTAGCAGCTGTAAAAGCAGCAATGAAAGAAAATACAAGAGTTGTTTATTTAGAAACTCCAGCAAATCCAAACTTAAAAATTGCAGATATAGAAGCTTTATCTAAAATAGCTCACGAAAATCCATATACAAGTGTGGTAGTTGATAATACTTTTGCTTCTCCATATAATCAAAATCCATTAACTTTAGGTGCAGACATAGTAGTTCATTCTGCAACAAAATATATTAATGGACATGGGGATGTAGTAGCAGGATTTGCAGTAGGTCCAAAAAATATTATTGATCAAATAAAATTAGTGGGAATAAAAGATATGACAGGTTCTGTATTAGGACCAGCAGAAGCTAATTTAATAGTAAGAGGATTAAAAACATTTGAACTAAGAATGCAAAGACACTGTGCTAGTGCAATGACAGTAGCAAAATGGTTAGAAGCAAATCCAAAAATATCAAAAGTTTACTATCCTGGATTAGAGTCTCACGAAGGACATGAGATAGCTAAAAAACAAATGAAAGAATTTGGTGGTATGGTATCATTTGAATTAACTGGTGGATTTGAAGCAGGAAAAGCTTTATTAAATAATGTAGAAATGTTTGGATTAGCAGTTTCTTTAGGAGATACAGAAACTTTAATTCAACATCCAGCATCTATGACACATTCAACTTATACTAAAGAAGAATTAGCTGAAGCAGGTATACCAGAAGGATTAGTAAGATTATCTGTGGGATTAGAAAATGTAGAAGATATTATAGCTGATTTAGAACAAGCTTTAGGAAAAGTAAAATAAAACTACCTACAAAAAATGAATTTATACAAAGGGGGCATTTATAAATGCCCCCTTTTCATTTTATATTATTTTTTAATAGCTCACAATTATTTTCAATAATAGGATGGGTTAACATTGGTAGCATTTTTTCCAATAAAATACCCTCACGATTAGGATACTTAAATTTACAACTGCTTCTAATACATTGATTAATAAAATTAGTGGCCTTTTCTATTGCTATAGGCAAAGGATCATTTTGTAATAAACTTCCAATTAAAACACTTGTAAAACTATCTCCTGTACCAGGATAAGAAGTGGGAATCAGTTTACACTTAGTTTTCCAAAAAACGTTATTTTTTTTATCAAAAGCAATTACATTAGAAAACTTATCTGAAGAATTTTTTTCTTCAGGAACACTGGTAACAATAATAATATTAGGTCCTATTTTGGATAATTCAAATATCCATTGTTTTATTTCATCTTCAGAAATTGTAGACTTATATTTTTTATTTAGCAAAAGACAAAGTTCTGTAAAATTAGGAGTGATAATATCTGCTTTTTCTATTAAATTTTTCATTTTTGAAACAATATCATTTTCCATAGTATCATAAAGACTACCATCATCTCCCATAACAGGATCAATAACTACTAAATTTTCATCATTTCCAAAAAAATCTATAAAGTCAGAAACTATATCTATTTGTTTAGATGAACCTAAAAATCCAGAATAAATACAATCAAAATTTAAACCTAAAGCTTTCCAGTGATTAATAAAATCTGTCATGTTATCTGTAAAATCAACGAAACTAAAATTTTTAAAGCCTCCTGTATGAGTTGATAGGATTGCAGTTGGCAATGGGCAAACTTGGATACCCATATTTGATATTATAGGGATAATAGCAGTTAATGAAGATCTTCCAAATCCGGATAAATCATTTATAGCTGCAACTTTTTTTATAATGTTTTTCATTGAAGACTCCTTTTATTGTAATTGTAATTTTATATATTGAATACTGTAAATTATATAAATATTTTTATTAGACTATCGTTTTAGAGTGAATATTCTTAGGAGGTGAGCATCTTAGAAGAATATTTTTAATTATATTAATACCATTTTCTATTTCAAATAAATCAGCTGAAACAAAGGTTAAACGAATTTTGTATGTACTCAACTGATCATTATAAAAAACACTTCCTGGAAGAATGGAAAGATTAGATTCCTTACATTTTTCATAAAATAGCTCTCCTTTAATGTGTTTAGAAAGCAGAATCCATATAAAAAATCCTCCCTCAGGTACATTTAAAACAGTAATATAAGGAACACTAGATAAGAGTTTTAACATATATAGATACTTTTCTTTAAACTCATTTCTAAGAAAAATTAAATGATCTTCTAAATATCCATCCTTTATAAAAAGTTCTAATATTTTTTGATTAAGACCAGAAGTGTTTGTGTCCAATCCATATTTTATAAAAATAGCTTTCTCTACGAGTTTTTTAGGGGGAATTAATAAAGCTAATCCAAGCCCAGGCATGATACTTTTAGAATATGTTTTTACATATATAACTCTTTCGTGGTCAGTTCTATCGAAACTTTTTAGTGGAAATGGTTTGTTTCCTGTATAGTAAAATTCAGAAAAGCTATCATCTTCTATTATGTAAAAATTATATTTTTCAGCTAATTTTAGTAATTCATTTTTCTTAGAATCACTCCATTTAACTCCTGTTGGATTTTGAAAATTAAAAACTTCATAAACTAATTTAATTTTTTCTTGTTTTAAAATTTCTTCAAATTCTTTCAAATCCCAACCATCATTTTTTAAATTAATTGATTTAATTTTACATGAATTAGAAAAAATGTTCAATGCATTTGGATATGTTGGGGCAGATAAAGCAACAGTTAAGTTTGAGGAATTTTTAAATAATTTTAAAATGATATCTAAAGATTGTTGAGTTCCAGAAGTTACAATAATTTCCTCAGGATTTACAAAAATATCATCTTTTTCAAGTTCATCAGATAAAACTTTTCTTAAACTCAATACCCCTTGAAAATCTTGATAGGAAAAAATTTCTCCGTGATAACTGTTGATAATTTTATTTGATAATTCTTGGTAAATAGCAGCTGGAAAATATTCAGATGGAGGAGTTCCATTTGAAAAATTAATTACCTTATTTTTAATAATTTGACCAAATTTAAAATTATCAATTAAAGGTTTTAGCTTTTTATCTAAAGAAAAGTCTGAAATGTTTTTAACATAACATCCTTTTCCGTGTATTTTTTCAATTAATCCGTTTTGTTCTAATAGGTTATAAGCTTGTAGAACAGTATTAATATTTATTTTTAAATCTAAAGCTGTTTTTCTTATGGAAGGCATTTTAGATCCAGATTTTAAACCCTCTGATAAAATTGCATTAGAAAAAATTTTATAAAGTTGAATATAGTATTTTTCATGGGATTTTTTATTAAATTGAAATTTTAAATTATTCATAATTCCTCCAGAAATAATTAAACACACACTAACAATTATACCATATAAAAAAAGCTTACACTAATTAGTGCAAGCTTTTTATTTAGATGATAATTATCTATACATTATTTCATTTCTTTTAGGACCATTTGAAACAATTGTAATATTAAATCCTAATTCTTTTTCTATAAATTCAACATAATTTTTAGCATTTGCAGGTAAATCGTTATAATCAGTTATTCCTCTTATGTCAGTTTTCCATCCAGGTAAAACTGTGTAAACAGGTTTTGCTTTTTCTAGTAGAGATGTTACAGGAAATTCCTTAGTAACTTTTCCATCTATTTCATAACCAACACATACAGGAATTTCATCAAGATAGCTAAGAACATCAATAGCAGTAAATGCTACATCAGTTGTACCTTGTAAAATGCAACCATAACGAGTAGCAACGCAATCAAACCATCCCATTCTTCTAGGTCTTCCAGTTGTTGCTCCAAATTCTCCAGCGTCTCCACCACGAACACGTAGCTCTTGAGCTTCATCTCCAAAAATTTCACTAACAAATGCTCCTTCTCCCACTGCAGAAGAATAAGCTTTAGCAACAGTGTAAACTTTTTTAATAGAATGAGGAGGAAGTCCAGCTCCAATTGCTCCAAATCCTGCTAAAGTTGAAGAAGAAGTTGTCATTGGGAAAATTCCATGATCTGGATCTTTTAAAGCTCCCAATTGTCCTTCAAGTAAAATTTCTTTTCCATCAGCTAAAGCTTTATGTAAATATTCAGTAGTATTTACAATATAAGGAGCAACTAAATCCCTATATTTAAGAACTTCATTGAATATTTCATCAGCATTAAGAAGAGGTTTTTTGTATAAGTGTTCTATTAATACGTTTTTAATTTCACAAGCATTATTTATTCTATCTCTTAAAATTTCTTCATCAAATAATTGAGAAATTTGAATACCTATTTTAGCATATTTGTCTGAATAAAAAGGAGCAATTCCAGATTTAGTTGATCCAAATTGTTTATCTGCAAGACGAGATTCTTCATAAGAATCTAGTAAAATATGATAAGGCATAAGAAGTTCAACCCTATCAGAAATTAAAATTTTTGGAGTTGGAACACCATTTTCTTTTAAATAATTCATTTCTTTTACAAAATAAGGAACGTTAAAGGCAACTCCAGGGCCAATAATATTCACTGTGTTTTCATTAAAAACTCCACTAGGCATTTGATGAAGAGCGAACTTACCATAGTCATTTATAATTGTATGACCAGCATTACTTCCCCCTTGAAAACGAATAACAATATCTGCAGTAGTAGCAAGAATATCAGTTATTTTTCCCTTTCCTTCGTCTCCCCAACATGCACCTACAATAGCTTTTACCATAATTAAATCCTCCTAAAATATTTGTTTTTTATGATAATATACAAACGTTACATTTATATATAATTATTAAATTAAACTCTAACTTCGTTAGCATTATTATCTATTAAGTCAATATTTTCTTCAAGAATAGGTTTAATTACTTCATTGATAAATTCTT
It encodes:
- a CDS encoding PLP-dependent aminotransferase family protein, whose product is MNNLKFQFNKKSHEKYYIQLYKIFSNAILSEGLKSGSKMPSIRKTALDLKININTVLQAYNLLEQNGLIEKIHGKGCYVKNISDFSLDKKLKPLIDNFKFGQIIKNKVINFSNGTPPSEYFPAAIYQELSNKIINSYHGEIFSYQDFQGVLSLRKVLSDELEKDDIFVNPEEIIVTSGTQQSLDIILKLFKNSSNLTVALSAPTYPNALNIFSNSCKIKSINLKNDGWDLKEFEEILKQEKIKLVYEVFNFQNPTGVKWSDSKKNELLKLAEKYNFYIIEDDSFSEFYYTGNKPFPLKSFDRTDHERVIYVKTYSKSIMPGLGLALLIPPKKLVEKAIFIKYGLDTNTSGLNQKILELFIKDGYLEDHLIFLRNEFKEKYLYMLKLLSSVPYITVLNVPEGGFFIWILLSKHIKGELFYEKCKESNLSILPGSVFYNDQLSTYKIRLTFVSADLFEIENGINIIKNILLRCSPPKNIHSKTIV
- the megL gene encoding methionine gamma-lyase — protein: MHDLKGKGMGTIAIHAGQEKNPFGSLAAPIFQTSTFVFDSTEQGAARFSGKEEGYIYSRLGNPTVALAERKVAALEHGEAAAGTSSGMGAISSTLWTLLKAGDHLIADTTLYGCTFALLNHGLTRFGIEVTFLNTGDLAAVKAAMKENTRVVYLETPANPNLKIADIEALSKIAHENPYTSVVVDNTFASPYNQNPLTLGADIVVHSATKYINGHGDVVAGFAVGPKNIIDQIKLVGIKDMTGSVLGPAEANLIVRGLKTFELRMQRHCASAMTVAKWLEANPKISKVYYPGLESHEGHEIAKKQMKEFGGMVSFELTGGFEAGKALLNNVEMFGLAVSLGDTETLIQHPASMTHSTYTKEELAEAGIPEGLVRLSVGLENVEDIIADLEQALGKVK
- a CDS encoding pyridoxamine kinase, yielding MKNIIKKVAAINDLSGFGRSSLTAIIPIISNMGIQVCPLPTAILSTHTGGFKNFSFVDFTDNMTDFINHWKALGLNFDCIYSGFLGSSKQIDIVSDFIDFFGNDENLVVIDPVMGDDGSLYDTMENDIVSKMKNLIEKADIITPNFTELCLLLNKKYKSTISEDEIKQWIFELSKIGPNIIIVTSVPEEKNSSDKFSNVIAFDKKNNVFWKTKCKLIPTSYPGTGDSFTSVLIGSLLQNDPLPIAIEKATNFINQCIRSSCKFKYPNREGILLEKMLPMLTHPIIENNCELLKNNIK
- a CDS encoding adenylosuccinate synthase; translated protein: MVKAIVGACWGDEGKGKITDILATTADIVIRFQGGSNAGHTIINDYGKFALHQMPSGVFNENTVNIIGPGVAFNVPYFVKEMNYLKENGVPTPKILISDRVELLMPYHILLDSYEESRLADKQFGSTKSGIAPFYSDKYAKIGIQISQLFDEEILRDRINNACEIKNVLIEHLYKKPLLNADEIFNEVLKYRDLVAPYIVNTTEYLHKALADGKEILLEGQLGALKDPDHGIFPMTTSSSTLAGFGAIGAGLPPHSIKKVYTVAKAYSSAVGEGAFVSEIFGDEAQELRVRGGDAGEFGATTGRPRRMGWFDCVATRYGCILQGTTDVAFTAIDVLSYLDEIPVCVGYEIDGKVTKEFPVTSLLEKAKPVYTVLPGWKTDIRGITDYNDLPANAKNYVEFIEKELGFNITIVSNGPKRNEIMYR